A region of Pyxidicoccus parkwaysis DNA encodes the following proteins:
- the rsfS gene encoding ribosome silencing factor yields MATKKKTSTKKSAGKTPARKKTAGKGPAGRAPARKKTAGRAPARKKARLPPAPQQKAGPAENPQAKALAQRIGQLLVDKKAVDVVILDVRGMTSYADYFVVASGESDRQVSAMAENVQVQLKTPDEGGHRPIGTEGLETGQWVLLDYGEVVAHLFLTDLRAHYDLEGLWADAAREKVA; encoded by the coding sequence ATGGCCACGAAGAAGAAGACGAGCACGAAAAAGAGCGCCGGCAAGACACCGGCGAGGAAGAAGACGGCGGGCAAGGGCCCCGCGGGCAGGGCACCGGCGAGGAAGAAGACGGCCGGCCGGGCCCCGGCGCGGAAGAAGGCGAGGCTGCCACCCGCCCCGCAGCAGAAGGCCGGCCCCGCGGAGAACCCCCAGGCGAAGGCGCTGGCCCAGCGCATCGGCCAGCTCCTGGTGGACAAGAAGGCCGTGGACGTCGTCATCCTCGACGTGCGGGGCATGACGTCCTACGCGGACTACTTCGTCGTCGCCTCCGGCGAGAGCGACCGCCAGGTGAGCGCCATGGCGGAGAACGTCCAGGTGCAGCTCAAGACGCCGGACGAGGGCGGCCACCGTCCCATCGGCACCGAGGGCCTGGAGACGGGCCAGTGGGTGCTGCTGGATTACGGCGAGGTGGTGGCGCACCTGTTCCTCACGGACCTGCGCGCGCACTATGACCTCGAGGGCCTCTGGGCCGATGCGGCGCGGGAGAAGGTGGCCTGA
- a CDS encoding RNA ligase RtcB family protein — translation MSTAATPSSSSAPTAHVRVIASPQSWVEGEAVRQLEAMARLPGMRMAVGLPDLHPGKGAPVGAAFTSEGFLYPYLVGNDIGCGMGLFDVDLPVRKAKPERWASKLDLEGPWSGDADGFLAEHDVKPAGFEAALGTVGGGNHFAEVQRVDAVHDVAVFAALGLAADRLLLLVHSGSRGLGEAILRAHVDRHAAGGLVEDSAEARTYLTRHDHAVAWGRANRALVARRMLDGIGAVGRRVLDVCHNSVTPLKVDGRKQWLHRKGAAPHDEGPVVIPGSRGALSYLVMPVGDGTGSAHSLAHGAGRKWTRTAARERIRERFTAESLTRTSFKSHVVCENKDLLFEEAPPAYKPIDRVVTDLVEAGLVRVVATLAPVLTYKTRAKVE, via the coding sequence ATGAGCACCGCCGCGACCCCTTCTTCTTCCTCCGCGCCCACGGCGCACGTCCGCGTCATCGCCTCGCCCCAGTCGTGGGTGGAAGGTGAGGCGGTGCGACAACTCGAAGCCATGGCGCGCCTGCCCGGCATGCGAATGGCGGTGGGACTTCCGGACCTGCACCCCGGCAAGGGCGCACCGGTGGGCGCCGCCTTCACCTCCGAGGGCTTCCTCTATCCCTATCTCGTCGGCAACGACATCGGCTGCGGCATGGGGCTCTTCGACGTGGACCTGCCCGTGCGAAAGGCGAAGCCGGAGCGCTGGGCGTCGAAGCTGGATTTGGAGGGGCCGTGGAGCGGGGACGCGGACGGCTTCCTCGCGGAGCATGACGTGAAGCCCGCGGGCTTCGAGGCGGCGCTGGGCACGGTGGGCGGCGGCAATCACTTCGCGGAAGTGCAGCGGGTGGACGCGGTGCATGACGTGGCCGTTTTCGCGGCGTTGGGCCTGGCGGCGGACCGGTTGCTGTTGCTGGTGCACTCGGGCTCGCGCGGGCTGGGTGAGGCGATTCTCCGGGCCCACGTGGACCGTCACGCGGCGGGCGGGTTGGTGGAGGACTCGGCGGAGGCGCGGACGTACCTGACACGGCATGACCACGCGGTGGCGTGGGGCCGGGCCAACCGGGCGCTGGTGGCGCGGCGGATGCTGGACGGAATTGGCGCGGTGGGGCGGCGGGTGCTGGATGTCTGCCACAACAGCGTCACCCCGCTGAAGGTGGACGGGCGCAAGCAGTGGCTGCACCGCAAGGGCGCGGCCCCGCACGACGAGGGCCCGGTGGTGATTCCCGGCAGCCGCGGCGCGCTGAGCTACCTGGTGATGCCGGTGGGCGACGGGACGGGCAGCGCGCACAGCCTGGCGCACGGCGCCGGCCGCAAGTGGACGCGCACCGCCGCCCGAGAGCGCATCCGCGAGCGCTTCACCGCGGAGTCCCTCACGCGCACGTCCTTCAAGAGCCACGTGGTGTGTGAGAACAAGGACCTCCTCTTCGAGGAGGCGCCGCCCGCGTACAAGCCCATCGACCGGGTGGTGACGGATTTGGTGGAGGCCGGGCTGGTGCGGGTGGTGGCCACGCTGGCGCCTGTACTGACGTACAAGACGCGCGCGAAGGTGGAGTAG
- a CDS encoding tetratricopeptide repeat protein produces MLVFFFVAMCGAPYRTLGKAAAVLYLLVSMSDARLEQFKKMVANFPDSPMSHFSLGKLYLERREYAEAARCLESAVRLDPGYAAALVALGDAWAGAGETAKAREVFGRAKEHALAQNHPGLAEDIDARIADLD; encoded by the coding sequence GTGCTCGTCTTCTTCTTCGTGGCCATGTGCGGCGCACCCTACCGCACCCTTGGCAAGGCGGCAGCGGTCCTCTATCTGCTGGTGTCCATGAGCGACGCCCGGCTGGAACAGTTCAAGAAGATGGTGGCCAACTTCCCCGACTCCCCCATGAGCCACTTCTCCCTGGGGAAGCTGTACCTGGAGCGTCGGGAGTACGCCGAGGCCGCCCGATGCCTGGAGTCCGCCGTCCGGTTGGACCCGGGGTACGCCGCCGCCCTGGTGGCCCTGGGCGACGCGTGGGCCGGCGCGGGAGAGACGGCGAAGGCCCGCGAGGTGTTCGGCCGGGCGAAGGAGCACGCCCTGGCCCAGAACCACCCCGGCCTCGCCGAGGACATCGACGCGCGCATCGCCGACCTGGACTGA
- a CDS encoding NUDIX hydrolase — protein sequence MDSASPAALQALLAQHVPTDDKERSDLARMRHFAATLAQPFSRSQATAHFTGSAVVVDPRGARVVMLHHGKLKRWLQPGGHADAVDGGDMAETALREAREETGCRVHVHPAAPRPLDVDIHTIPARRDEPEHCHLDVRYLLVAENPEALVHDPAESTGVQWLTWDEALARADEAPLRRMLEKARRVVAPAPR from the coding sequence ATGGATTCCGCGTCCCCCGCCGCCCTTCAGGCCCTGCTCGCGCAGCATGTCCCCACCGACGACAAGGAGCGAAGTGACTTGGCGCGCATGCGTCACTTCGCCGCCACGCTGGCACAGCCCTTCTCGCGCTCGCAGGCCACGGCGCACTTCACGGGCAGCGCGGTGGTGGTGGACCCTCGGGGCGCGCGCGTGGTGATGCTGCACCACGGGAAGCTGAAGCGCTGGCTGCAGCCGGGCGGGCACGCGGACGCGGTGGACGGCGGGGACATGGCGGAGACGGCGCTGCGCGAGGCGCGCGAGGAGACGGGCTGCCGTGTCCACGTCCACCCCGCCGCTCCCCGGCCGCTGGACGTGGACATCCACACGATTCCGGCGCGCCGCGACGAGCCGGAGCACTGCCACCTGGACGTGCGCTACCTGCTGGTGGCGGAGAACCCGGAGGCGCTGGTGCACGACCCGGCCGAGTCCACCGGCGTGCAGTGGCTCACGTGGGACGAGGCGCTGGCCCGCGCGGATGAAGCGCCGCTGCGGCGGATGCTGGAGAAGGCTCGGCGCGTGGTGGCTCCGGCGCCTCGTTAG
- a CDS encoding 23S rRNA (pseudouridine(1915)-N(3))-methyltransferase RlmH, with protein MKVRLLSIGKDRSGLYEPAVQEYAKRLGHYTRFELMELPEASGKKLKPGEAKAAEADAILAKRKPQDWLVALDERGSLLDSVELSRYVAKAQTGAKDLLFIIGGDEGLDSRVRDAANLTLSLSKMTLPHRLARVVLIEQLYRAFTILKGEPYHK; from the coding sequence CTGAAAGTCAGGCTCCTCTCCATTGGCAAGGACCGCTCGGGCTTGTACGAGCCCGCGGTCCAGGAGTACGCCAAGCGTCTGGGGCACTACACCCGCTTCGAGCTGATGGAGCTGCCCGAGGCGAGCGGCAAGAAGCTCAAGCCGGGCGAGGCGAAGGCCGCGGAGGCCGACGCGATTCTCGCGAAGCGCAAGCCGCAGGACTGGCTGGTGGCGCTGGACGAGCGCGGCTCGCTGCTCGACTCGGTGGAGCTGAGCCGCTACGTCGCCAAGGCGCAGACGGGCGCGAAGGATTTGCTCTTCATCATCGGCGGCGACGAGGGGCTGGATTCGCGGGTGCGCGACGCGGCGAACCTCACGCTGTCCTTGTCGAAGATGACACTGCCGCACCGGCTGGCGCGGGTGGTGCTCATCGAGCAGCTCTACCGCGCCTTCACCATCCTCAAGGGTGAGCCCTACCACAAGTAG
- a CDS encoding GNAT family N-acetyltransferase — protein sequence MQPFVEPDSPRVAAAMEENMADHMTYLARRHPGATVRDEPGLLLVDSSLPTNTFNVVCRARLRPGDADARIAAAVAHFRAQSRPFAWWVGPDALPEDLEARLTAHGLTCAEGETGMAADLSRLPALALPAGLSLRRVRTTRELDDFAHVVARNWEPMDRNVLAFYAATAAWALAPDCPARFYVGYLDGAPVASSECHLAHGVAGLYSVATVKEARRRGIGTALTLAPLLEAREAGYRTATLQASADGQGVYARLGFQPRGSFREYQ from the coding sequence ATGCAACCCTTCGTCGAGCCCGACTCCCCACGAGTGGCTGCCGCCATGGAGGAGAACATGGCGGACCACATGACGTACCTCGCGCGCCGGCACCCCGGGGCCACGGTGCGGGACGAGCCCGGGCTGCTGCTCGTCGACTCCAGCCTTCCCACCAACACGTTCAACGTGGTGTGCCGCGCCCGGCTCCGGCCCGGGGACGCGGACGCGCGCATCGCCGCCGCCGTGGCGCACTTCCGCGCGCAGTCCCGGCCCTTCGCGTGGTGGGTGGGACCGGACGCCCTGCCGGAGGACCTGGAGGCGCGCCTGACGGCCCATGGGCTGACGTGCGCCGAGGGCGAGACGGGCATGGCCGCGGACCTGTCGCGACTGCCGGCCCTCGCGCTGCCCGCGGGACTCAGCCTCCGCCGCGTCCGCACGACGCGGGAATTGGACGACTTCGCCCACGTCGTCGCCCGCAACTGGGAGCCGATGGACCGGAATGTCCTGGCCTTCTATGCCGCGACGGCGGCCTGGGCGCTGGCGCCGGACTGTCCGGCGCGCTTCTACGTGGGCTACCTGGACGGCGCGCCCGTCGCGTCCAGCGAGTGTCACCTGGCGCATGGGGTGGCGGGGCTCTACTCGGTGGCCACGGTGAAGGAGGCCCGGCGGCGGGGCATCGGCACCGCGCTCACGCTGGCGCCGCTGCTGGAAGCCCGGGAGGCCGGCTACCGGACAGCCACCCTCCAGGCCTCGGCGGACGGCCAGGGTGTCTACGCCCGGCTGGGCTTCCAGCCCCGGGGCAGCTTCCGCGAGTACCAATGA
- a CDS encoding sigma-54-dependent transcriptional regulator, with product MARILVIDDHDTLREGMAVTLTRSGHTVSAVRSGADGLAAYRKTPFDLVVTDLKMDGMDGIEVTKSLKTLDPAAVVMVVTGFGTIETAVRAMQEGAYDFITKPFTPEVLRAKVDKGLELSTARRQVEKLTARTAAHDADAALTHGSLVGDSEPMQKLVAQVRKVAASEATVLVRGESGTGKELVARMVHQLSPRADGPFVVVHCAALAETLLESELFGHERGSFTGAVKRKLGRFELADGGTLFLDEIGEIPASVQTKLLRVLQEKEIQRVGGEETLKVDVRVVSATHRDLQAEVKAGRFREDLYYRLHIVPLVLPPLRERPEDIAQLARHFVAKHAPRVNRRVTGLDDSALRALGRHAWPGNVRELENVIEQALVFAEGEVLTDADLPSHLTGTPRMDAGLPVPHGDRPLPDILEDLERQLIARAYEKAGRVKTETARLLGIKTSALYYKLEKYGFLPKGTPPEEG from the coding sequence ATGGCGCGCATCCTCGTCATCGACGACCACGACACCCTGCGCGAGGGCATGGCCGTCACCCTCACCCGCTCCGGGCACACCGTCTCCGCGGTGCGCAGCGGCGCGGACGGGCTGGCCGCCTACCGCAAGACGCCCTTCGACCTCGTCGTCACCGACTTGAAGATGGACGGCATGGACGGCATCGAGGTGACGAAGTCCCTCAAGACGCTGGACCCGGCCGCCGTCGTCATGGTGGTGACGGGCTTCGGCACGATTGAGACCGCCGTGCGCGCCATGCAGGAGGGCGCCTACGACTTCATCACCAAGCCCTTCACGCCCGAGGTGCTGCGCGCCAAGGTGGACAAGGGCCTGGAGCTGTCCACCGCGCGCCGGCAGGTGGAGAAGCTCACCGCGCGCACCGCCGCGCACGACGCGGACGCGGCCCTCACCCACGGCAGCCTCGTGGGCGACAGCGAGCCCATGCAGAAGCTCGTGGCCCAGGTGCGCAAGGTGGCGGCAAGCGAGGCCACCGTCCTGGTGCGCGGCGAGAGCGGCACCGGCAAGGAACTGGTCGCCCGCATGGTGCACCAGCTCTCTCCTCGCGCGGACGGCCCCTTCGTCGTGGTGCACTGCGCGGCGCTCGCGGAGACGCTGCTGGAGAGCGAGCTGTTCGGCCACGAGCGCGGCAGCTTCACCGGCGCTGTGAAGCGCAAGCTGGGCCGCTTCGAACTGGCCGACGGCGGCACCCTCTTCCTCGACGAGATTGGAGAGATTCCCGCCTCCGTGCAGACCAAGCTCCTGCGCGTGTTGCAGGAGAAGGAAATCCAGCGCGTGGGCGGCGAGGAGACGCTCAAGGTGGACGTGCGCGTGGTGAGCGCCACCCACCGCGACCTGCAGGCCGAGGTGAAGGCGGGCCGCTTCCGCGAGGACCTCTACTACCGCCTGCACATCGTCCCGCTCGTGCTGCCGCCCCTGCGCGAGCGGCCCGAGGACATCGCCCAGCTCGCCCGCCACTTCGTGGCCAAGCACGCCCCGCGAGTGAATCGGCGCGTGACGGGGCTGGACGACAGCGCCCTGCGCGCGCTCGGCCGCCACGCGTGGCCCGGCAACGTGCGCGAGTTGGAGAACGTCATCGAGCAGGCGCTCGTCTTCGCCGAGGGCGAGGTGCTCACCGACGCGGACCTGCCGTCCCACCTCACCGGCACGCCGCGCATGGACGCGGGCCTGCCCGTGCCTCACGGAGACCGTCCCCTCCCCGACATCCTCGAGGACCTGGAGCGACAGCTCATCGCCCGCGCCTACGAGAAGGCCGGCCGCGTGAAGACGGAGACGGCGCGACTGCTCGGCATCAAGACGTCCGCGCTGTACTACAAGCTGGAGAAGTACGGCTTCCTCCCCAAGGGCACGCCTCCCGAGGAGGGCTGA
- the gpmI gene encoding 2,3-bisphosphoglycerate-independent phosphoglycerate mutase, with product MTPAHKVLLCILDGWGIRQERDANAILLAGTPHLDKLASPYPFTELQTAGLAVGLPEGQMGNSEVGHTNIGAGRIVYQDLVRINRAAESGELGQNPVLRAAMDGVKADGKALHLLGLVSPGGVHSSMEHLYALLRAARERGVPHVYVHAFLDGRDTPPQSALGYVEELERFLHETHAGRIATVSGRYYAMDRDKRWDRVHLAYEALVFGRGPKAPDALSAIRASYAEKVTDEFVKPTVLASGDGTPVGRIQDGDTVLFFNFRADRARELTKALAYPDFKEFDRGGLRLGRYVCMTQYDETFDLPVAFAPDQPQDIFPELLSQKGLRQLRTAETEKYAHVTFFFNGGREVVYPGEDRHLVPSPRDVKTYDLKPEMSAREVTAELVRRLDSGAYDFALVNFANPDMVGHSGQLEATMQAVRVVDECLGVLGKACERNGWVMAISADHGNCEQMVDPQTGEPHTAHTLNPVPFHLIHPDFRGQKLRPGILADIAPTLCKVMGLPQSKEMNRMGLFP from the coding sequence ATGACTCCCGCGCACAAGGTCCTGCTCTGCATCCTGGACGGCTGGGGCATCCGCCAGGAGCGAGATGCGAACGCCATCCTCCTGGCCGGCACGCCCCACCTCGACAAGCTGGCGAGCCCCTACCCCTTCACCGAGCTCCAGACGGCCGGCCTGGCCGTGGGCCTGCCCGAGGGGCAGATGGGCAACTCGGAGGTGGGCCACACCAACATCGGCGCCGGCCGAATCGTCTACCAGGACCTGGTGCGCATCAACCGCGCCGCCGAGTCCGGTGAGCTCGGGCAGAACCCCGTGCTGCGCGCGGCCATGGACGGCGTGAAGGCGGACGGCAAGGCGCTGCACCTGCTCGGGCTGGTGTCGCCGGGTGGCGTGCACTCGTCCATGGAGCACCTGTACGCGCTCCTGCGCGCCGCGCGCGAGCGGGGCGTCCCGCACGTCTACGTGCATGCATTCCTGGACGGCCGCGACACGCCGCCGCAGAGCGCGCTCGGCTACGTGGAGGAGCTGGAGCGCTTCCTCCACGAGACGCACGCGGGCCGCATCGCCACGGTGAGCGGGCGCTACTACGCCATGGACCGCGACAAGCGGTGGGACCGCGTGCACCTCGCCTACGAGGCGCTGGTGTTCGGCCGTGGCCCCAAGGCGCCGGACGCGCTCTCCGCCATCCGTGCGTCCTACGCGGAGAAGGTGACGGACGAGTTCGTGAAGCCCACGGTGCTCGCCAGCGGCGACGGCACGCCGGTGGGCCGCATCCAGGACGGCGACACGGTGTTGTTCTTCAACTTCCGCGCGGACCGGGCGCGGGAGCTGACGAAGGCGCTCGCGTACCCGGACTTCAAGGAGTTCGACCGGGGCGGGCTGCGGCTGGGGCGCTACGTGTGCATGACCCAGTACGACGAGACCTTCGACCTGCCCGTGGCCTTCGCGCCGGACCAGCCGCAGGACATCTTCCCGGAGCTGCTGTCGCAGAAGGGCCTGCGCCAGCTGCGCACGGCGGAGACGGAGAAGTACGCGCACGTGACGTTCTTCTTCAACGGCGGCCGCGAGGTCGTCTACCCGGGCGAGGACCGGCACCTCGTCCCGAGCCCGCGCGACGTGAAGACGTATGACTTGAAGCCGGAGATGTCCGCGCGCGAGGTGACGGCGGAACTGGTGCGACGGCTCGACTCGGGCGCGTATGACTTCGCGCTCGTCAACTTCGCCAACCCGGACATGGTGGGCCACAGCGGCCAGCTGGAAGCGACGATGCAGGCGGTGCGCGTGGTGGACGAATGCCTGGGCGTGCTGGGCAAGGCGTGCGAGCGCAACGGCTGGGTGATGGCCATCTCCGCGGACCACGGCAACTGCGAGCAGATGGTGGACCCGCAGACGGGCGAGCCGCACACCGCGCACACGCTCAACCCGGTGCCCTTCCACCTCATCCATCCGGACTTCCGCGGGCAGAAGCTGCGCCCCGGCATCCTCGCGGACATCGCGCCCACGCTGTGCAAGGTGATGGGGCTGCCGCAGTCGAAGGAGATGAACCGGATGGGGCTGTTCCCTTGA
- a CDS encoding ComF family protein, with amino-acid sequence MLKALLDLLYPPSCIACAKVLPGPGAFFCETCDTALERLPPACCRTCAEPGTFPGGACPRCRAAPPPFSRAWAPFAHEGPMARAIHRFKYEDHPELAAPLGELLAAEARSFLGRAPEFLVALPLHTRRYHARKYDQAQLLAGALAKATGREAPMGWLTRTRETQRQVGLSEAERASNVAEAFTASSTVKGREVLLVDDVFTTGSTARAAASALCEAGAVRVEVLTVARAFTLT; translated from the coding sequence GTGCTGAAGGCGCTGCTGGATTTGCTCTACCCACCTTCGTGCATCGCCTGCGCGAAGGTGCTGCCGGGCCCCGGCGCGTTCTTCTGCGAGACGTGTGACACCGCGCTGGAGCGACTGCCGCCCGCGTGCTGCCGCACCTGCGCGGAGCCCGGCACGTTTCCCGGCGGCGCATGTCCCCGGTGCCGCGCGGCGCCGCCTCCGTTCTCCCGCGCGTGGGCGCCGTTTGCCCATGAAGGGCCCATGGCGCGGGCCATCCACCGGTTCAAGTACGAGGACCATCCGGAATTGGCCGCGCCGCTGGGTGAGTTGCTCGCGGCCGAGGCCCGCAGCTTCCTGGGCCGTGCGCCCGAGTTCCTGGTGGCCTTGCCGCTGCACACGCGCCGCTACCACGCGCGCAAGTACGACCAGGCGCAGTTGCTCGCGGGAGCACTGGCGAAGGCCACGGGCCGCGAGGCGCCGATGGGCTGGCTTACGCGCACCCGCGAGACACAGCGGCAGGTGGGGCTGAGTGAGGCGGAGCGCGCGAGCAACGTGGCGGAGGCCTTCACCGCGTCCTCCACCGTGAAGGGCCGTGAGGTGCTGCTGGTGGACGACGTCTTCACCACCGGGTCCACTGCTCGCGCCGCCGCGTCCGCGCTTTGTGAAGCCGGCGCTGTGCGCGTCGAGGTGTTGACGGTGGCGCGAGCCTTCACCCTCACGTGA
- a CDS encoding TetR family transcriptional regulator — translation MNPRLSVLLLCLLLGVPAWGASGLDAARGRAQAARTEVRSLRGQQQSLRDELNGLAARIEALKAERQGRLTTGTELDAALRRSQELSGSLTGLAQSVVAAEGESERAHLALHTALSDELGRLRAAWDATSDRGQRAKLLEAMRTVRAERDAVRAALPASRVPALDGAASVRDDPEDLLEQADTLRDTEDKVRERLKALRGRITEVREERDLDRRMNDFLGEESMFDEQDRRLRVRLSGDRVQVDRAVNRGGGASYMEDSPGAPTGNPAPPPGVSTPGDNVGGNPNNPGSFPNEPVPSSVTSARASDRRPQVDSVRAQDLAAGGPVDLAAMEAEAARLESLARELDGRASTLEHRAQELDKH, via the coding sequence ATGAACCCCCGCCTCTCCGTCCTCCTGCTGTGCCTGCTGCTCGGCGTGCCCGCCTGGGGTGCGTCCGGGCTGGATGCGGCGCGTGGGCGGGCGCAGGCGGCGCGCACCGAGGTGCGCTCGCTGCGGGGGCAGCAGCAGTCGCTGCGCGACGAGCTCAACGGGCTGGCGGCGCGAATCGAAGCGCTGAAGGCGGAGCGCCAGGGGCGGCTGACGACGGGCACGGAGCTGGACGCGGCGCTGCGGCGCTCGCAGGAGCTGAGCGGCTCGCTCACCGGGCTGGCGCAGTCGGTGGTGGCGGCGGAGGGCGAGTCGGAGCGCGCGCACCTGGCCCTGCACACCGCGCTGTCGGATGAGCTGGGGCGGCTGCGCGCGGCGTGGGACGCGACGTCGGACCGGGGCCAGCGTGCGAAGCTGCTGGAGGCCATGCGCACCGTGCGCGCCGAGCGCGACGCCGTGCGCGCGGCGCTGCCCGCCTCGCGGGTGCCGGCGCTGGACGGCGCGGCCTCCGTCAGGGACGACCCCGAGGATTTGCTGGAGCAGGCGGACACGCTGCGCGACACCGAGGACAAGGTGCGCGAGCGGCTCAAGGCGCTGCGCGGCCGCATCACCGAGGTGCGCGAGGAGCGCGACCTGGACCGTCGCATGAACGACTTCCTCGGCGAGGAGTCCATGTTCGACGAGCAGGACCGCCGGCTCCGCGTGCGGCTCAGCGGCGACCGCGTGCAGGTGGACCGCGCCGTCAACCGGGGCGGCGGCGCGAGCTACATGGAAGACTCGCCAGGCGCTCCCACGGGCAACCCCGCTCCGCCCCCGGGCGTCAGCACCCCCGGCGACAACGTGGGCGGCAACCCGAACAACCCAGGCAGCTTTCCGAATGAGCCGGTGCCCAGCTCCGTCACCTCCGCCCGCGCGAGCGACCGCCGGCCGCAGGTGGACTCGGTGCGCGCGCAGGACCTCGCCGCGGGCGGGCCGGTGGACCTGGCCGCCATGGAGGCCGAGGCCGCCCGGCTGGAGTCCCTCGCCCGTGAGCTGGACGGTCGCGCCTCCACGCTGGAGCACCGGGCCCAGGAGCTGGACAAGCACTGA
- a CDS encoding AsmA family protein: protein MKVALAVVAAVLVLVAGALALKPSWIAERLRGQLETIATRSLGRPVSVEKLEAHWLPRPGATLTNLRVEGEGNEPAFLEAPRATATVQLWPLLRSLGKDVRVGALNLDATKLNLVRHEDGTWNYESLGSTGPESERETFVEALRIRDGVVNVTDPQAAGGTAAVVLRDIDVELKGLGPGRALEGTLRAALAAPAQNVALDFEVDPLPAGKLRPGQPWPEVTMHLRAADLSVSAFRNFLPPEAASYFTGDRVDLTKKQPEWSLRVVLAGMDTAQAFQSLSGHPSLRGTASGELQLTGTGADWAQARNHVTGGGSVQLRDGALTTVDVGAKVTPILTQGFAVLGHKGAAGTVQKAEQGTRLKDLSAQVQDGWVAFTKPMAFQSDIGSGTLDGRVGLDERLELKGTINSSEQFVSAITHGALPTKAPVTIPLTITGTLSAPEVTPGSPLDIAKGSLPGGLEKPVNQARKSIGDLFKRPRK, encoded by the coding sequence TTGAAGGTCGCGCTCGCTGTCGTGGCCGCGGTGCTGGTGCTGGTGGCCGGTGCGCTGGCGCTGAAGCCATCGTGGATCGCCGAGCGTCTGCGTGGGCAGCTCGAAACCATCGCCACCCGGTCTCTCGGCCGCCCTGTGAGCGTCGAAAAGCTCGAGGCCCACTGGCTCCCGAGGCCCGGCGCCACCCTCACGAATCTGCGGGTCGAGGGCGAAGGCAACGAGCCGGCGTTCCTCGAGGCCCCACGTGCGACTGCGACCGTTCAGCTCTGGCCGCTGCTCCGCAGCCTCGGCAAGGACGTGCGCGTGGGCGCGCTGAACCTCGATGCCACGAAGCTGAACCTGGTGCGGCACGAGGACGGGACGTGGAACTACGAGTCGCTCGGGAGCACCGGCCCGGAGTCCGAGCGAGAGACGTTCGTCGAGGCCCTTCGGATTCGAGACGGCGTGGTGAACGTGACCGACCCGCAGGCGGCCGGTGGCACCGCCGCGGTGGTGCTTCGGGACATCGACGTGGAGTTGAAGGGCCTCGGGCCGGGCCGGGCACTCGAGGGCACCCTGAGGGCAGCGCTCGCCGCACCGGCGCAGAACGTGGCGCTGGACTTCGAGGTGGACCCCCTCCCCGCCGGGAAGCTCCGGCCCGGCCAGCCGTGGCCCGAGGTGACGATGCACCTGCGCGCCGCGGACCTCTCCGTGAGCGCATTCCGGAACTTCCTGCCTCCAGAGGCGGCCAGCTACTTCACGGGGGACCGGGTGGACCTCACGAAGAAGCAGCCGGAGTGGTCCCTGAGGGTGGTCCTCGCCGGAATGGACACCGCGCAGGCGTTCCAGTCGCTGTCGGGACACCCGTCCCTGCGGGGCACGGCCAGCGGCGAGCTTCAGCTCACCGGCACCGGAGCGGATTGGGCCCAGGCGCGAAACCACGTCACCGGCGGCGGGAGCGTGCAGCTTCGCGACGGTGCCCTCACGACGGTGGACGTCGGGGCGAAGGTGACTCCGATACTGACCCAGGGCTTTGCGGTGCTGGGGCACAAGGGCGCGGCGGGCACGGTCCAGAAGGCGGAGCAGGGCACCCGGCTGAAGGACCTGAGCGCGCAGGTCCAGGACGGATGGGTCGCGTTCACGAAGCCCATGGCGTTCCAGTCGGACATTGGCTCCGGGACGCTGGATGGGCGGGTGGGTCTCGACGAACGCCTGGAGCTCAAGGGGACCATCAACTCTTCCGAGCAGTTCGTCTCGGCCATCACCCACGGTGCGCTTCCAACGAAGGCGCCGGTGACAATCCCACTCACCATCACGGGCACGCTGAGCGCGCCCGAGGTGACGCCTGGCAGCCCGCTGGACATCGCCAAGGGCTCGCTGCCAGGGGGGCTCGAGAAACCGGTGAACCAGGCACGCAAGAGCATTGGAGACCTCTTCAAGCGGCCCCGGAAGTAG